A region from the Drosophila bipectinata strain 14024-0381.07 chromosome 3R, DbipHiC1v2, whole genome shotgun sequence genome encodes:
- the nau gene encoding myogenic-determination protein, which produces MTKYNSASSEMPATHSIKQEYNNSYQQQSHPGYGYHNYHLQSQPQSLHPSQNPHQTLQNFFSRFNAVGEAAGNGSASLSATGSASSCNYSHGNHPPEMDKQMTMNMTPSPIYTTDYDDENSSLSSEEHVLAPLVCASAQSSRPCLTWACKACKKKSVTVDRRKAATMRERRRLRKVNEAFEILKRRTSSNPNQRLPKVEILRNAIEYIESLEDLLQESTPTRDTDNLAPSLSGKSCQSDYLSSYAGAYLEDKLNFYNKHMEKYGQFAGDFDGNANGSSLDCLNLIVQSINKSTTSPIQNKTMPTSTDSKTPPPTTGSAATGPTALNSNFKRKCST; this is translated from the exons ATGACCAAATATAATAGTGCCTCAAGTGAAATGCCTGCCACACACAGCATCAAGCAGGAGTACAACAACAGCTACCAGCAACAATCTCATCCAGGATACGGATACCACAACTATCACCTCCAATCGCAGCCGCAGTCCCTGCATCCCAGCCAGAATCCACATCAGACACTGCAGAATTTCTTCAGCCGTTTCAATGCCGTCGGAGAGGCAGCAGGCAATGGGTCTGCATCTCTTTCCGCCACAGGATCCGCGTCATCCTGCAACTACAGCCATGGAAACCATCCGCCGGAAATGGACAAGCAAATGACTATGAACATGACGCCATCGCCGATTTACACCACGGATTACGATGACGAAAACAGCAGTCTCAGCTCCGAGGAGCATGTCCTGGCACCACTCGTCTGCGCCTCGGCCCAATCCTCCCGACCCTGCCTCACCTGGGCCTGCAAGGCGTGCAAGAAGAAGAGTGTCACCGTGGACCGACGGAAGGCGGCCACGATGAGAGAACGCCGAAGACTGAGGAAG GTTAACGAGGCCTTTGAGATTCTGAAGCGGCGCACATCGTCCAATCCCAACCAGCGCCTGCCCAAGGTCGAAATCTTGCGCAATGCCATCGAGTACATTGAGAGCCTGGAGGATCTTCTTCAG GAATCCACGCCCACTCGCGACACCGACAACCTGGCGCCGAGTTTAAGCGGCAAAAGCTGCCAGTCCGATTATCTG AGCTCATATGCCGGGGCCTATCTCGAGGATAAACTCAATTTCTACAACAAGCATATGGAAAAGTATGGACAATTCGCAG GAGACTTTGATGGAAATGCCAATGGCTCAAGCTTGGACTGTCTGAACCTCATTGTCCAGAGCATCAACAAAAGCACAACGAGTCCCATTCAGAACAAGACCATGCCCACATCCACAGATTCCAAAACGCCCCCTCCAACTACAGGATCTGCAGCCACAGGACCCACAGCTCTGAACTCGAACTTCAAGCGAAAATGCAGCACTTAG
- the LOC108121894 gene encoding alpha-tocopherol transfer protein-like: protein MRRPLSPTLAKLAEKEVNETPDRIQQDIIILRVWIRQQPHLRARTDVDFLISFLRRCRYSLEETKRRIDRYFTHYNLFPEIMNNRCVTQRLLDINRLGVCLYPDMPKGDSRTAMFIARFGHFDPNLYMLREIYHFSSMAMEVISLENDYASLAGICEIIDLEGVNSDKMRRFDRVLFRKWWNWLYACSPLKVKEMYIINMPKDIQGTIMFLYNLLSMQVDHPIRVLKNTEELIEHIGKDSLPEEYGGTNGHIGECIAYMEDLLNSYRGYFEQDCNYGTIEELRQGEIAIYEAEFGASGSFRRLNWD from the exons ATGCGACGTCCGCTCTCGCCGACTCTGGCCAAGTTGGCCGAAAAGGAGGTCAACGAGACGCCCGACCGCATCCAGCAGGACATCATCATCCTGCGCGTCTGGATTCGCCAGCAACCGCATCTGCGCGCCCGCACGGATGTTGACTTCCTGATTTCCTTCCTGCGAAGGTGCCGCTATAGTCTGGAGGAGACCAAGCGTCGGATAGATAGGTACTTCACGCACTACAACCTCTTTCCGGAGATTATGAACAATCGATGTGTGACGCAACGTCTGCTGGACATCAATCGTTTGGG AGTCTGCCTTTATCCCGACATGCCCAAGGGCGATAGTCGCACGGCCATGTTTATAGCCCGTTTTGGCCATTTCGACCCCAATCTGTACATGCTTCGTGAGATCTACCATTTCTCCTCAATGGCCATGGAGGTGATTTCTCTGGAAAACGACTATGCCTCCCTGGCGGGGATTTGTGAGATTATCGACCTGGAGGGAGTCAACTCAGACAAGATGCGCCGTTTCGACCGAGTTCTCTTCCGCAAGTGGTGGAACTGGCTCTACGCCTGCAGTCCCCTAAAGGTCAAGGAAATGTATATTATTAACATGCCCAAGGATATACAGGGTACCATCATGTTTCTATATAATTTGCTAAGCATGCAAGTCGATCATCCG ATACGAGTCCTTAAGAACACCGAGGAGTTGATAGAGCACATTGGCAAGGACTCACTGCCGGAGGAGTATGGTGGCACCAATGGCCACATCGGCGAGTGCATCGCCTACATGGAGGACCTGCTGAACAGCTACAGAGGATACTTCGAGCAGGACTGTAACTACGGGACGATTGAGGAGCTCCGCCAGGGGGAGATTGCCATCTACGAGGCTGAATTCGGCGCCAGCGGATCCTTCCGCAGGCTCAACTGGGACTAG
- the LOC108121812 gene encoding alpha-tocopherol transfer protein-like, translated as MATKLRPLDPQLAALAKTECNEEQAQRAEIVATIQTWITKSPHLKAPTDERLILAFLRRCRFSQEEAKKRFDNYYSLRAVFPEVLGCRQVDEALLAQLLRSIHVIPSRPVSPQGARVIISQFRNIDPKKSSPREAFKLVFILLEILALECDNASISGLIWVVDCRDVTMEQMMQYDPFLLKKAFALVEQCLPLKFVEIHMINMRKEGQSIFNFVTKFLPSKLPFKFVIHKKSEELYDHLPREAMTIEYGGTNGYQAEAIDFWRQKLQEYKDYLAKDAQYGTNEKLRVGLASAWANGELDGMSGSFRKLELD; from the exons ATGGCGACTAAACTGAGACCTCTCGACCCCCAACTGGCAGCTTTGGCCAAGACCGAGTGCAACGAGGAGCAAGCACAGCGGGCGGAGATCGTAGCCACCATCCAGACATGGATTACCAAGTCCCCACACCTGAAGGCTCCCACAGATGAGCGGTTGATCCTGGCATTCCTACGTCGCTGCCGCTTCAGCCAGGAGGAGGCCAAGAAACGTTTCGACAATTACTATTCCCTTCGTGCCGTGTTCCCCGAGGTATTGGGATGCAGGCAGGTGGACGAAGCCCTGCTAGCACAGCTCCTGAGAAG CATCCATGTGATACCCTCAAGACCTGTCAGTCCCCAAGGAGCGAGGGTGATCATATCCCAGTTCCGGAATATTGATCCCAAGAAGTCCAGTCCCCGAGAGGCCTTCAAATTAGTGTTCATATTGCTCGAAATTCTTGCTTTGGAGTGCGACAATGCCTCGATTTCCGGTCTGATTTGGGTGGTGGACTGTCGGGATGTGACCATGGAACAAATGATGCAGTACGATCCTTTCCTGCTCAAGAAGGCATTTGCTTTGGTGGAGCAATGTTTGCCGTTGAAATTTGTGGAGATTCATATGATCAATATGCGGAAAGAAGGACAAAGTATATTCAATTTTGTGACCAAGTTCTTGCCCTCCAAGCTGCCATTTAAG TTTGTTATCCACAAAAAATCCGAGGAGCTGTACGACCATCTGCCCCGAGAAGCCATGACCATCGAGTATGGAGGCACCAATGGCTACCAGGCAGAGGCCATCGATTTTTGGCGCCAAAAGCTGCAGGAGTACAAGGACTATCTGGCCAAGGATGCCCAGTACGGAACCAATGAAAAACTTCGTGTGGGATTGGCCAGTGCCTGGGCCAACGGAGAACTGGACGGAATGAGTGGATCCTTCCGCAAACTGGAGCTGGACTAA